The genomic interval GCTCTGGTCCGAGGCGCCGCTTCGCCGGAGGACACGGCGAGCTCGACGTGCGCGGCGGCGAGCGCATCGGCCGTCACGTGCACGAGCACGAGGTGGCGATCATCGCCCGAGCGGTCGACGGGCGCCGCATCGAGGTAGGCGCGGGCCAGCTCGACCAGGGCGTCCACCTTGCGATGCACGAGCGGCGGAGGCTCCGTGCAGACCGCACCCCGTGCCGCGCCGTCACCCACCGTCGCACCCTCGTCCCCCGTCGCGCCGGGATCGAGCACGGGGTCACGGTCGATGCCGTCGCCGGCCACGGGGACCGTCCCGTCCCGATCCAGCGCGAGATCGAGCGCGGTGACCACCTCCGCCCCGGTCTCGGGCGGGAGCACCGCGCGGATCTCGACCATGCCGTCCTCGCGCACCCGCCAGGACGCCTCGCGGACGACCTCCTGGCCCAGCCGCGTGCCGGCCGCGGCGCGGAAGCCCGCGACGGTGCGCGCGAGCTGCGAGGCCGTCATGGCCCGGGCCAGGTCGAGCAGCGTCGACTCGTCGACCAGGCCGACCACGCGGCTCATCTCCCGCACCTTCGAGTACGAGAGCCGGCCCGCCCGGAACTCCTCGACGGTCGCGGGCAGGTGCGCGAGGGCGCGGGAGACCCGCACGTGCTCCCGGGCGGTGGCCAGGCTCATCGAGCATGCCCACGACAGCCAGTGCGCGACGGACTTCAGTCCTGTGAACCAGCGCAGCGCCTCTCCCCGCTCGAAGGCGGCGACGAGCAGGAGCAGCTCGCACGTCGACTCGGCGATGTGCGCCGCATGGGCCTGGATGCGTGAGCCGAGTAGCTCAGCGTCCTCGCGCGGCAGCAGGGTGGGCGCGCCCGGCGGTCCGGCGTCGTCCCCCGCACCGGCGCGTGCCGTCGCCCCCGTCGTGATCGCCCGCGTGCCCGTGTTCCCCGGCATCGCCTCGCCCCTTCCGCGCGTCCCTGCGTCGTGATGCCCATCCCATCGCAGGGGTGTGACAGACGGGGCGGCGCCGCTGCACGCGCGGCGGGAGCGTTCCCGCGGGAACGTCGCGGAGGTCCGGACGGACGGCGCGATCACGCGCCGCGCCCGGCCGAGGCGCCGCAGCGCCCCGTCGACACGCTCGCCCCCGCGTGCCAGGCTGGGCACTGAGGTGGAGCAGCCGGGTCGGCCGCCCCACCTCCGCATCGGCACATTCCCGCAGCCGCTCACGCCAGGAGGCGCCATGTCCTCACGTCATCGACGAGTCGCGTGCGAGACGTCCTTCCGGTCTCGCGGCTCCCTCGGGTCCTCCCTCGCGATCGGGTCGATCGGATCGTTCCTGTCCGTCGGATCGATCGGATCGGCGCTCTCGATCGGCTCGATCGGGTCCTTCGCCTCGATCGGCTCGGTCGGATCGTTCCTCTCGATCGGGTCGGTGGGCTCGTCGATGTCGATCTTCAGCACGGGAGGCCACGGCATGATCGGCGACCGGCCGTTCCTGCGATCCGGTCGCCGTCGCGCCTGAGGCTTACTCCCCCGACATCGCCCGCGACTTCGCGGCCGCCGCCTCCATCGCCGCGGCGATGCCCGCCCGCATGCCGTGGCGGTCCAGGGCGGCGACGCCCTCGGCCGTCGTGCCGCCGGGGCTCGAGACGCCGGCGCGCGCGATCGCGGGATGGTCGCCGGACTCGATGACGAGCTGGGCGGCGCCCTTGACGGTCTGCTCGACCATGCGGGTGGCGACGGCGCGGGTGAGGCCCTGGCGCACGGCCTCGTCGATCATCGCCTCCATGAGGTAGAAGACGAACGCCGGGGCGCTGCCGGCGGCGCCGATCACGGCGTGCACGGAGCCCTCGGAGATCTCCTCGACGATGCCCGAGGCGTGCAGCAGGTCGCGCGTGAGGGCGCGCTGCTCCTCGGGCACGGCGTCGGTGAACATGAGGGCGGTGACGCCCTCCCCCACGGCCATGGGGGTGTTCGGCATCGCGCGCACGAGACGCTCGTGGCCGCCGAGGTCGCGCGTGAGGCTCTGAAGGGTCGCACCCGCCGCGAGCGAGATGACGACGGTCTCGGGTCGGAGGTGCTCGATGAGCGGCGGCAGGGTCGCGCGCAGCTGGTAGGGCTTGACGCCGATCACGACCACGTCGGCATGGGCCACATCCTCGATGGAGCCGGCGGTCGCGCCCAGGCGGTCGGCCGCGCGGCGGGAGGACTCGTCCGAG from Brachybacterium huguangmaarense carries:
- a CDS encoding HNH endonuclease signature motif containing protein; its protein translation is MPGNTGTRAITTGATARAGAGDDAGPPGAPTLLPREDAELLGSRIQAHAAHIAESTCELLLLVAAFERGEALRWFTGLKSVAHWLSWACSMSLATAREHVRVSRALAHLPATVEEFRAGRLSYSKVREMSRVVGLVDESTLLDLARAMTASQLARTVAGFRAAAGTRLGQEVVREASWRVREDGMVEIRAVLPPETGAEVVTALDLALDRDGTVPVAGDGIDRDPVLDPGATGDEGATVGDGAARGAVCTEPPPLVHRKVDALVELARAYLDAAPVDRSGDDRHLVLVHVTADALAAAHVELAVSSGEAAPRTRAVASGRARRTRRRHLDPRARSVPAGTPRAPAVGSAGGVGRKRWSRPSSRPPRPVLDGPQRAGIAGLGPVEAATAERLTCTGRVALVVTDAQGEVLHLGRSRRLASRAQRRALGVRDGRCVFPGCEQTRNLDAHHLVPWAEGGDTDLENLALLCRRHHVMVHEGGLRLARRPAGPTGASRFAVLDVDGVPVEARWPDGLETIATVPVDSDADLDAAADLDADLDLDPVLGTERGPAPDRIFPATGGYGFSLRDCVGVLCEASVLTRTRSPMPQG
- the proC gene encoding pyrroline-5-carboxylate reductase: MNDTAHAADPTTDATPDLSTTTLVVVGAGTMGGAFATAALAAGVTAQNLRVVNSSDESSRRAADRLGATAGSIEDVAHADVVVIGVKPYQLRATLPPLIEHLRPETVVISLAAGATLQSLTRDLGGHERLVRAMPNTPMAVGEGVTALMFTDAVPEEQRALTRDLLHASGIVEEISEGSVHAVIGAAGSAPAFVFYLMEAMIDEAVRQGLTRAVATRMVEQTVKGAAQLVIESGDHPAIARAGVSSPGGTTAEGVAALDRHGMRAGIAAAMEAAAAKSRAMSGE